Below is a genomic region from Primulina eburnea isolate SZY01 chromosome 9, ASM2296580v1, whole genome shotgun sequence.
TTGAAAAATTTTCGTGTCTACCTGTGCATAGAGGTGTGAATGTGGCCCTGTCGCCTATTGGTGGGGTGTTTTTGAGTAAATTAAAGATTTTAATCTTTCCACCCATCTCTCAATTTCTCTTCCTTTTCACACAGCACCCACCAATTCATTCAATTCCCATCTCTTTTATCCTCATCTCATTTTAAGAAACTCTTTTTTTTTCCCTCTCTCTTTCTCTCCCTCTCTAAAGTTTCCTGCACAAGGTTTGGAGTTTATGTTTTTCCTGTTTCGATTTGCTTTCGTTTatcatccatggggtatcaaaCACTTTCAATAATACTCTCACGAAATACTGGTAGGACTAAAATCTCTTTAAAAATCAAACTCCTTAGACACAGCAGTGTTTCCAAGAAGATTAGTTGGATCTAAGACCTATCGTTAACAAACTATTATGTGAAGAACTCCATATGATCATACTTtggatttaaaatttcaaaagtaaatgcaatcataatattaaatttgcatGTCAATATCAAATAAATACTCGTAATATTCGACATAATATATATAACAGGCAAAATTAATTTCTAAACATGCATTGGAAATTGAATTtaacttgaaattttaaaatataattccaATTCAAAAGTAGTATTATCATTATTTTCAATCGAAAATTATTTCCAATATTTCAGATTATTTCAAATTCAACACTTATTTTAATCTCACTTAATTAATGCCATTAGAAAAGTATTGGTCTTTAACTCCAAATGTTTCCGATCCCCGGGGAAAATTCGATGCTGCCCGTGCAGGCAGTTCTGGGCCAGAAAATTTCTGgcccattttattttatttttttaaaaaattccacCCCCCATAATTGAATCTTGACCCTTGATTGGGTGtggggcactgcccccacacccaggatcgaCTTTACCCCAAAACCCGGAACCATAATGGAAATAATCAAGCAAAATCAATACAAACACAGCGGAAATTCAGGCAACCTTTCATGGCAATTTTCAGATCGTAATCGTGCCAATTTGAAGTAGTTGGGATGTCCCTTTCCATTAAATTTTATAatgtataaaatttaaaaatgagatTAAAGTAGTCTTCCATTTTAACATGGAATGGACACACTTCACGTTATTTGAGCATTGGACAGAACAATTAATCGGAGGAATTAGCTTTTTCTGCCCAATTAAATGGAGGAAGTGGCTTTTTCAAAATGTATCTATGGCTGACACTCTTTAATtacattttataatatataaaattcataaaaatctaaaaaatattgCCGACAACTTGTGTTTATCTTCATTTCTCAAAATCTTTGAAAAACTGAAATAGCTTATCGAATTCTCGTGTGCTAGCTTGTACATCATATTCAACCATGTTCTTCAATCTCTCAATATCATAAACCAATTACATCTCATTTATACTCTCAAATTTTTTTGCTCAtttcatatcaaaatttcagAAACAAAGTACCAACTTTAAGATTTAATAGTGAACTTTATAGAACTAAACTTGAACCGATAACAAAGTTCACTTACCAATTATATTCAAAAAATTCCTAAGTAAATTActtgatattattatatttgaaattcatgcTTTTTACACAAACATtcaaaaaaaagagagaaaaattcgaAAAGTTCATGAAAtcagaaaaaaatgaaaaacacaTATATTCAAGGCAGGATTATGAGGACTCTGATACCAAATATTAAAGTTCTCTGGAAAATCATGTTTCTATACATTGATTAACATGatagaaaaatataataaatatgcgGAAACAGATCGAGATGAGTCAATATCGAGACCCCGGCTTGATGAAGCTGAAAGGACAAATCAAAGAAGGAAAACCATCAGATCTCCAAATAGATGACAAAGGAATCATGGGGATGAAAGGACGATTATgtgtatttgacattgataaTCTTCTATAAGAAGTGATGTGTGAGACAcacaaatcacaattttcaatccACCTCgatagtaccaagatgtacaggcacttttgaagaaaaatttatAGTGGAGTGGAATGAAAAAACGTTGCAATATTTGTCTCTAAGTGTCACGTGTGCCAACAAGTCAAAGCTGAAAATCAAAGACTTAAGGGACTTCTTCAACCATTGGAAATCCAAgaatggaaatgagaatatATTTCAATGAACTTTGTAGTCGGTTTACCAAAGTCTAGATAAAGTCGTGATGATATATGGGTAATTGTAGATAGACTCGCCAAATCTGTGTACGTCTTACTAGTCCGCATGAGCAATGATCTGGAAAAACTGACCACCTTATACATGAATAATATCGTACGATTACATAAAGTTCAAACTAACATACTATCAGATGGAGACCCTAGGTTTGTGTCTCGTTTTGAAGAGCTTTTAATAAGCTATGGAGACTAAAGTCGCTTGCTTTTATGTCTTCAAATTTTCGGAACATATGCATGCATTGAGATGCATTTGTCTTGCATGCTTACAAAATATGTGGCCTTCACAATTATCTTTAGCCGTTGAATGATTGTAAGTATTATGATTTTCTCCAATTTTAATCTTTTTGAGTACGTCAACTCACTGTAGTCTGTAGATAGTATATTATTGTTCTGATGAGTTGTGTACTTAAGACCTTAAATGTTAATATTTATAGACACCCTCGTACCATCAATAAGCAAGATCATAGCTAAAGAGTCGCGTCTCATAAGTCTAAATTGAGACAACACAATTTTACTACGGTGGTGGTTGCTTCCAACTCAATTATTTATCTTTTCATCGTCATATTAGTCTATGACTTGTCCAAATTCAAATCTTTCTCATATAAGCTGCATGGCGAGGGGGAGGGGGGTTGCAACTTGCAAGCTGTCATAATCAGCCTCTTAAATGGATTGTCAGAGTCCGATATACCATGTGACAAGAAGTGGTCAAATGTACCCTTTTAAATTTCCGAAAAAATGAGGTTAATGGCGACTGAATGAATTTCAAAAAATTGTGGTGCAAATTTACAAAATGAGTGAAAATTGTCAGGTTTCGAAATTTTGGGTACCGCAAATCTCCGTCTACACAAAAAATCtagttataattaaaaaaacaaaaatttgtgtgaaacggtcatattttgtgaaacggatctcttatttgggtcatccatgaaaaaatattactttttatgctaagtgtattactttttattgtaaatatcagtagggttgatccgtctcacagataaagatacgTAAAATCAtgtcacaagagacctactcaattaAAAATTAAGAAATTTCCACGATGACGACAAGTCCACAAGAGTCTCCAAATTAAAAATTAGGAAAATTTCGTGGAAATTGAAATTTCCACAATGATGACAAGTCCACACAGAAAGACTTGAAAGTTGGGTCAACTCCGACCCTCCAGCTAGCTAAGGGAAGGATTATTTTTATAAAGTTGAGGTCTCTTGCTTCTTGTAATCCTTATCCTCTTCTCCTACCAAGTGATTTTATTTTCCAAgaaagaaataataataatggatCTCAACATATGAGGTATAATTCTTCTTCTATCATGTTTGATTCTTTTGCAAACCATTTTCCTCTTAATTTCTTTGTAGAATTCTATCTCCAATTCTACTCCACCACTGAAGTTACCTTCATTTGATCTTTGTATCTTGCAGCATAACAACAACGTACGTATATACGAGGACTTGAATGAATAAAAATGGCAGAGAGTGCGGCATCGTTTCTCTTCAATCAGCTTACTCTCTTCCTCCAACAGGAGCAAGAATTGCTTGGAGGGATCGGAGACAATGCCGTGTATATTCGAGATGAATCGGGACAGATGAGGGCATTTCTTCGAGCTGCTGATGAGAAAGAAGAAACTGATCCCCAACTCAAAGAATGGGTCAAGAAAGTGCGCGAGATCACTTACGACACTGAAGATGTCCTCGAAAGATACATGCTCAAACTAGCCCATTTACATTGTGATGCAGATGGATACAAACGATACGTCAAAAAGATGTGTGCCTCGGTAAAAAAAGTGATACTTCGCCATCAAATTGCATCTGAATTCCGAAAAATCAAGTTAAGAATGGGAAATGTTGCCACGACTCAACTGAGATTCAAAGACATTTATGGTTTCAAGAATCAAGAGTCAAGCAGTAGCAGTAAAACGTATGACACACGAGGTGATGCGCTTCTATTGGAAGAAGAAGAGGTTGTGGGCATTGAAGAACCAAAGAAACAGCTGGTCGAGTGGCTTAAGCAGACTGATGATGGGCTTATGGTCATTTCAGTGGTTGGCATGGGTGGGTTGGGGAAAACAACCCTTGTTAAAAAGATCTATGATGATTCATCAGTAAAATCCAATTTCGATTGCCATGTGTGGGTTACTGTTTCAGAGAATATCGACTTAGATCGTCTTTTGCGGGACATGATTAACCAGCTTGTTAGCGAAGCCAAGCTACAACCACCAGAAAATCTGGAAGCAATGAATGGCGACGGAATGAAAGAATATGTTTATAAGTTTCTCAAGGATAAAACTTACATGATTGTCCTAGATGATGTTTGGAAAGTCCATGTATGGGAATCCATCAGGTATTCATTTCCAAGAAATAATGCTCGTGGCCGCATCATCATCACGACTCGCTTATACAACATAGGCAATGCCGCTTGTATCGAGACCCGTGGCCATTTGTATAATTTAGCTCCTTTGAATGCTGAAAATTCGGAAAAATTGTTTTACAGAAAGGCATTTCCAGGAAACTCATGTCCTTCCTATTTAAACGAAATCTCGAAAAGCATCTTAAAGAGATGCGAGGGCTTGCCGCTTGCAATTGTTGTGATTGGTGGGCTCCTAGCAACCAAGAACAACAATTTTGAAGATTGGAAAATATTAGAGCGCACCATTGGTCTTGAATTAGAGGGAGACTATCTCAAAAGGCTGAACAAACTACTGTCTCTCAGTTATTATGACTTGCCATACTATCTCAAAGCATGCTTCTTATACTTGAGCATCTTTCCAGAAGATTATTTGCTCGAAAAGTGGGAGTTAATTCGTATATGGATAGCAGAAGGTTTTGTGGAGCCAAAAGATGGAAAGACACGGGAAGAAATCGCAGAGACCTATCTTAGTGAGCTTCTCAACAGAAGTCTAATCGGGGTAGCAGAAACATCTCTTGATGGAACCACCCCAGAATCGTTTCGTATCCATGACATTCTACGTGAATACATCATTTCGAAATCTAGAGAACAAAATCTGTTTACAGGAACTAGCGAAGGAGAGATGATTCGTCCTGATAAGATCCGACGCATGGCAATTCATAAAGGGACAGACAATGTAAAGTATCTTCGCTCTTTGTTTTGGTTGGATTTTTCAGAATATTCAGAATCAGTAGTACTCGTCTTCCATGAGGTTTTGGGGCATTGCAGGATATTG
It encodes:
- the LOC140841369 gene encoding disease resistance protein RPM1-like: MAESAASFLFNQLTLFLQQEQELLGGIGDNAVYIRDESGQMRAFLRAADEKEETDPQLKEWVKKVREITYDTEDVLERYMLKLAHLHCDADGYKRYVKKMCASVKKVILRHQIASEFRKIKLRMGNVATTQLRFKDIYGFKNQESSSSSKTYDTRGDALLLEEEEVVGIEEPKKQLVEWLKQTDDGLMVISVVGMGGLGKTTLVKKIYDDSSVKSNFDCHVWVTVSENIDLDRLLRDMINQLVSEAKLQPPENLEAMNGDGMKEYVYKFLKDKTYMIVLDDVWKVHVWESIRYSFPRNNARGRIIITTRLYNIGNAACIETRGHLYNLAPLNAENSEKLFYRKAFPGNSCPSYLNEISKSILKRCEGLPLAIVVIGGLLATKNNNFEDWKILERTIGLELEGDYLKRLNKLLSLSYYDLPYYLKACFLYLSIFPEDYLLEKWELIRIWIAEGFVEPKDGKTREEIAETYLSELLNRSLIGVAETSLDGTTPESFRIHDILREYIISKSREQNLFTGTSEGEMIRPDKIRRMAIHKGTDNVKYLRSLFWLDFSEYSESVVLVFHEVLGHCRILKVLSLRNAPIDSIPNDVFKQYHLKYLDLSGTNISVIPKSIGNLQILETLNLDRSKVTEFPVEILKLRKLRHILVGTSYSTNPVSVVAQGCKAPYEIGSYLTSLQTLRGIDADEEDGIKIVQQVGKLTQLRSLGITKLRREDGRDLCLSLVNLTNLRELDISSINEDEVIDLDHSLSSLPLPFLRMICLCGRLEKLPRWAYSLHGLAVLGLWGSRLREDPLEHLGDLPNLVRLEIAIFAYEGEELIFKSRKFQKLETLCLGKLRGLRCVRVEKDSMPRLARLDLWDCERMEELPEGIEHLINLQHVEFVNMSEKFNGGHLWKLAHVPRVEIWEKGVILNK